The segment ATCCGGGGAGGCGTCCGGCCCCGCTGCGGCTCCGCGGCCCCGCTCCCGGCCGGAAGAACCCGGCTTCTGGGCGCGGCACCACCTGGCGGTGCTGACGGCGGCCACCCTGGCCTGCCTGCTGGCCGGCGTGGCGGCCGAACGGCTGGGGGCGCCCCCGGCCGCCAGCCTGTTCTTCTACGTGGCGAGCTACCTGGCCGGCGGCACCCCGGCCGCCCTTTCGGGCCTTGCGGCCCTGCGCCAGCGGGTGATCGACGTCGACCTCTTGATGGTCCTGGCGGCCCTGGGGGCGGCGGGGCTGGGTGCCTGGGAAGAGGGCGCCACCCTGCTCTTCCTTTTTTCCCTGAGCAACGCCCTGCAGTCTTACGCCATGGACCGCACGCGCCGCGCCATCCGCGCCCTCATGGACCTGGCGCCGGAAACGGCCCGCCGTTTGCGGCCCGGCGGCACCGAAGAGGAGGTGCCCGTGGAAGACCTGCGGGTAGGCGACGTCATCGCCGTCCGGCCGGGCGAGCGGATTCCCATCGACGGCCGGGTGCGGGCCGGCCGTTCCACCGTGGACCAGGCGGCCATCACCGGCGAGTCGGTGCCGGTGGCCAAGGGTCCCGGCGACGAGGTGTTCGCCGGCACCATGAACCAGCTGGGCGGCCTGGAGGTGGAGGTGACCCGGCCCGCCACCGACACCATGCTGGCGCGCATCGTCGCCCTGGTGCAGGCGGCCCAGGAGGACCGGTCCCGCACCCAGCGCCTGATCGACCGCATCGAGCAGGTCTACGCCACGGCGGTGGTGGCCGTCGCCGCCCTGGCCGCAGGGCTGCCCCTGCTCTGGGGTGCCGACCCTGCCCAGACGATCTACCGCGCCCTGGTCCTGATGGTGGTGGCCTCGCCCTGCGCCGTGGCCATCAGCGCGCCGGCGCCCGTCCTGTCGGCCGTGGCCAACGCCGCCCGCCGCGGGATCCTGCTCAAGGGCGGCCGCTACGTGGAGGAACTGGCCTCCGTCCGGGTCGTCGCCTTTGACAAGACGGGCACCCTGACGCGGGGCGAGCCGCGGGTGACCGACGTGGTGCCCCTGGGCGGCGCCACCCGGGAAGCCGTGCTGCAGGCAGCCGCCACGGCCGAGCGCCTGTCCGAGCACCCCCTGGCCCGGGCGGTCCTGGCAGCGGCCGCCGCCGAGGGAATCACCCCCGCCGAGGCGGAGGACGCCCAGGCGGAGCCGGGGTTCGGGGTGGCGGCCCGCTCCGGGCTTGGCCTGGCCTGGGCCGGCAGCCCGGAGTTCGCCCGCCGCCACGGCGCCGACCCCTCGGCGGCCGAGCCCGTCATGGAGCGCCTGGCCCGGGAAGGCAAGACGGTCCTGCTGGCCGGCGTGGGCCCGAACCTGCTGGGCTGCATCGCCGTCCAGGACACGCCCCGCCCGGGAGCCCGCGAGGCCGTAGCCGCCCTGCGCCGGGCCGGGCTCATCCCCGTCATGCTGACCGGCGATCGCCCGGAGGTGGCCCGGGTCATCGCCGCCCAGCTGGGCATCACCGAGGTCCGGGCGGGCCTTCTGCCGGAAGGCAAGCTCCAGGCGGTGGAAGAACTGTCCCGCACCCTGGGACCCGTGGCCATGGTGGGCGACGGCGTCAACGACGCCCCGGCCCTGGCGCGGGCCCGGGTGGGCATCGCCATGGGCGCCGCGGGCACCGACGTGGCCCTGGAAACGGCCGATGTGGTGCTGGTCAGCGACGAGATCGAGAAGCTGCCCTTCGTGTTCGACCTGGCCCGACGAGCGACGCGGACCATCTGGCAGAACCTGGCCTTTGCCTTGAGCGTGATCGTGGTCCTGGTGAGCCTGACCCTGGTGGGGCGCCTGGAGCTGGCCC is part of the Thermaerobacter subterraneus DSM 13965 genome and harbors:
- a CDS encoding heavy metal translocating P-type ATPase codes for the protein MARSPAVPEAVHDEQATRRRAAAAGPAGVTGTGASRAAGAEAPAALPGPVRAAVPAGRERAGTPGGSAGSGEASGPAAAPRPRSRPEEPGFWARHHLAVLTAATLACLLAGVAAERLGAPPAASLFFYVASYLAGGTPAALSGLAALRQRVIDVDLLMVLAALGAAGLGAWEEGATLLFLFSLSNALQSYAMDRTRRAIRALMDLAPETARRLRPGGTEEEVPVEDLRVGDVIAVRPGERIPIDGRVRAGRSTVDQAAITGESVPVAKGPGDEVFAGTMNQLGGLEVEVTRPATDTMLARIVALVQAAQEDRSRTQRLIDRIEQVYATAVVAVAALAAGLPLLWGADPAQTIYRALVLMVVASPCAVAISAPAPVLSAVANAARRGILLKGGRYVEELASVRVVAFDKTGTLTRGEPRVTDVVPLGGATREAVLQAAATAERLSEHPLARAVLAAAAAEGITPAEAEDAQAEPGFGVAARSGLGLAWAGSPEFARRHGADPSAAEPVMERLAREGKTVLLAGVGPNLLGCIAVQDTPRPGAREAVAALRRAGLIPVMLTGDRPEVARVIAAQLGITEVRAGLLPEGKLQAVEELSRTLGPVAMVGDGVNDAPALARARVGIAMGAAGTDVALETADVVLVSDEIEKLPFVFDLARRATRTIWQNLAFALSVIVVLVSLTLVGRLELALGVLGHEGSTVLAMLNGLRMLAVRPARHSAAAPAEVSGRTGS